A window of the Cicer arietinum cultivar CDC Frontier isolate Library 1 chromosome 6, Cicar.CDCFrontier_v2.0, whole genome shotgun sequence genome harbors these coding sequences:
- the LOC101508573 gene encoding 2-oxoglutarate and iron-dependent oxygenase domain-containing protein CP2-like isoform X2 gives MDKDGENKSKQTSSKCSREHLQRTSRSMSFHGGSSGRRPTASPSTGKNSVEAGNSSKGKERARLMLNPEKNHKPEKYDDLELDISPWIFSSLERYLPRHLLRAPRDLKVNYMREILHDYAPPSLRYRDQKQREYREKIMSNYLPLHKELYTIDPVAFFVPTFLKAINDNTEQSFRRIMSEPAPGIFTFEMLQPRFCELLISEFENFEKWVNRRTFCVMRPNTMNQYGAVLDDFGLQTMLNKLMEYFICPLSKVFYAEIGGSTLDSHHGFIVECGLHRDVETEFHVDDSEVTLNVCLGRQFTGGELYFRGMRCDKHVHTISRSEEYFDYSHVPGCAVLHHGRHRHGARATISGHRINLLMWCRRCFLILLVFVPAYIMFFHFQENFAGVLFLEKCKSIKEISLAGVLIAITRRKISCVQHMILPEWYC, from the exons ATGGATAAAGATGGTGAAAATAAATCTAAACAAACATCCTCCAAATGTAGCAGAGAGCATTTACAAAG GACGAGTCGAAGCATGTCATTTCACGGCGGCTCCAGTGGCCGCCGGCCGACAGCTTCGCCGTCAACTGGAAAAAACAGCGTTGAGGCTGGAAACTCTAGCAAGGGAAAGGAAAGGGCGAGATTGATGCTGAATCCGGAGAAGAATCACAAACCGGAAAAGTACGATGACTTGGAACTCGATATCTCTCCATGGATTTTCAGCTCGTTGGAGAGATACCTTCCGCGGCACTTGCTCCGTGCGCCTCGTGACCTGAAAGTTAATTACATGCGCGAAATTTTGCACGATTACGCGCCTCCATCGTTGCGCTACAGA GATCAAAAGCAAAGAGAATATAGAGAGAAGATAATGTCAAATTATCTG CCTCTGCATAAAGAGTTGTACACTATTGATCCTGTAGCATTCTTTGTACCGACATTTCTGAAAGCGATTAATGATAATACAGAACAAAGCTTTAGACGCATAATGTCTGAACCTGCCCCAGGCATTTTTACATTTGAAATGCTTCAGCCACGCTTTTGTGAGTTATTGATATCTGAG tttgaaaattttgagaaGTGGGTTAACAGAAGAACATTTTGTGTTATGCGTCCCAATACAATGAATCAATATGGTGCTGTACTTGACGACTTTGGCCTTCAAACCATGCTTAACAAGCTTatggaatattttatttgtccGTTGTCAAAAG TGTTCTATGCAGAAATTGGCGGATCAACCCTGGATTCTCACCATGGGTTTATTGTTGAATGTGGTTTACATAGAGATGTTGAAACAG AATTCCATGTGGATGACTCAGAAGTTACCTTAAATGTTTGCCTGGGTAGGCAATTTACTGGAGGAGAGTTGTATTTTCGGGGCATGCGATGCGATAAACATGTACATACAATAAGTCGTTCAGAG GAATACTTTGATTATTCGCATGTCCCTGGTTGTGCTGTGCTTCATCATGGCCGTCATCGTCATGGTGCTAGAGCCACAATATCCGGTCATCGGATCAACCTACTTATGTGGTGCAGAAGGTGCTTTCTTATTTTGCTTGTATTCGTGCCTGCTTATATTATGTTCTTTCACTTCCAAGAAAACTTTGCAGGAG TTCTTTTTTTAGAGAAATGCAAAAGTATAAAAGAGATTTCTCTAGCTGGTGTGCTGATTGCAATCACGAGAAGGAAGATAAGCTGCGTTCAGCATATGATACTACCAGAATG GTACTGTTGA
- the LOC101507421 gene encoding T-complex protein 1 subunit delta: MAIPPHRSSKTESYVDNKRKDDVRQANIIAARSVANAVRTSLGPKGMDKMISTSSDEVIITNDGATILNKMKVLQPAAKMLVELSKSQDSAAGDGTTTVVVIAGALLEKCLLLLSHGIHPTVISDSLYKASVKAVDVLTAMAVPVELSDRDSLVKSASTSLNSKVVSQYSSLLAPLAVDSVLSVVDPAKPEMVDLRDVKIVKKLGGTVDDTELVKGLVFDKKVSHAAGGPTRMENAKIAVIQFQISPPKTDIEQSIVVSDYSQMDRILKEERSYILGMIKKIKATGCNVLLIQKSILRDAVTDLSLHYLAKAKILVIKDVERDEIEFITKTLNCLPIANIEHFRVEKLGYADLVEEVSLGDGKIVKISGIKDMGKTTTVLVRGSNLLVLDEAERSLHDALCVVRCLVAKRFLIAGGGAPEIELSRQLGAWAKVLHGMEGYCIRAFAEALEVIPYTLAENAGLNPIAIVTELRNRHAQGEINAGINVRKGQITNILEENVVQPLLVSTSAITLATECVRMILKIDDIVTVR; this comes from the coding sequence atggcaattcctCCACACCGTTCCTCAAAGACTGAATCCTATGTCGACAACAAGCGCAAGGATGACGTCCGTCAAGCCAACATCATCGCCGCACGTTCCGTCGCCAACGCCGTTCGTACCAGTCTCGGTCCTAAAGGTATGGACAAGATGATCTCCACTTCTTCCGACGAGGTCATTATCACAAACGACGGTGCCACCATCCTCAACAAGATGAAAGTCCTCCAACCCGCTGCTAAGATGCTCGTCGAACTTTCCAAATCTCAAGATTCCGCCGCCGGCGACGGTACCACTACAGTCGTTGTCATCGCTGGCGCGCTTCTCGAAAAATGTCTCCTCCTCCTCTCTCACGGTATTCATCCTACCGTCATCTCAGATTCTCTCTACAAAGCCTCCGTCAAGGCCGTCGACGTCCTCACTGCCATGGCCGTTCCTGTTGAACTCTCCGACCGTGACTCTCTTGTTAAATCCGCTAGCACTTCTCTTAACAGCAAGGTTGTAAGCCAGTACTCCTCCCTCCTCGCTCCCCTCGCCGTCGACTCAGTCCTCTCCGTTGTAGACCCCGCCAAACCCGAAATGGTCGATCTCCGTGACGTCAAGATCGTGAAGAAGCTCGGTGGAACCGTGGATGATACCGAGCTTGTGAAGGGTTTGGTGTTCGATAAGAAGGTTAGCCACGCCGCTGGTGGACCTACCCGAATGGAGAATGCTAAAATTGCTGTGATTCAGTTTCAGATTTCACCTCCCAAAACCGATATCGAACAGAGCATTGTGGTGAGTGATTATTCTCAGATGGATAGGATTTTGAAGGAAGAAAGGAGTTATATTTTGGGTATGATTAAGAAGATCAAGGCAACTGGTTGTAATGTTTTGTTGATTCAGAAGAGTATTTTGAGAGATGCTGTTACTGATTTGTCTTTGCATTACCTTGCTAAAGCTAAGATTTTGGTGATTAAAGATGTTGAGCGGGATGAGATTGAGTTCATTACCAAGACTCTTAACTGTTTGCCTATTGCTAATATTGAGCATTTTCGTGTCGAGAAGTTGGGTTATGCTGATCTTGTGGAGGAAGTTTCTCTTGGGGATGGAAAGATTGTGAAGATTTCTGGTATTAAGGATATGGGAAAGACCACGACCGTGCTTGTTCGTGGATCCAATCTGCTTGTGCTTGATGAAGCAGAGAGGAGTCTGCATGATGCTTTGTGTGTTGTTAGGTGTTTGGTTGCTAAAAGGTTTTTGATTGCCGGTGGTGGCGCTCCAGAGATTGAGTTGTCGAGGCAATTGGGTGCTTGGGCAAAGGTGTTGCATGGGATGGAGGGTTATTGCATTCGAGCATTTGCTGAGGCGCTTGAAGTCATACCTTATACTTTGGCTGAGAATGCTGGTTTGAACCCAATTGCGATTGTTACTGAGCTGAGGAATCGTCATGCGCAGGGTGAGATAAATGCTGGAATCAATGTCAGGAAAGGTCAAATTACAAACATCCTTGAGGAGAATGTGGTGCAGCCACTGCTTGTAAGCACGAGTGCTATCACCTTGGCAACAGAGTGCGTGCGGATGATTTTGAAGATTGATGATATTGTCACTGTGAGGTAG
- the LOC101508252 gene encoding DExH-box ATP-dependent RNA helicase DExH3-like — protein MLSINFIVQVQNAVEYLKIIGALDENENLTVLGRKLSVLPVEPKLGKMLILGAIFDCLDPILTVVAGLSVRDPFVMPADKKGLAESVKAQFAARDYSDHLALVRAYDGWKDAEAQKAGYEYCWRNFLSSQTLRATESLRKQFFHLLKDIGLVGNNSETNNKWRNEVHMLRAVICAGLFPGISSVVNKEKSIALKTMEDGQVLLYANSVNAAVPKIPYPWLVFNEKVKVHTVFLRDSTAISDSMLLLFGGNISKGGLDGHLKMLGGYLEFFMKPELAKTYSTLKRELEELIQKKLLDPMFDSQSQNELLSAVRLLVFEDHCDGRFVYGPQIKATNSKSGVEVEGDNSKNQLQTFLNRARHGLPTYKTQQPKNNQFRSTVIFNGLDFVGQPCNSKKLAEKSAAAEAMLWLKGDSHSSGDIDHASVLLKKSNKNSRKKSFSGS, from the exons ATGTTGTCAATTAATTTCATTGTGCAGGTCCAAAATGCTGTTGAATATTTGAAGATCATCGGTGCCTTAGATGAGAATGAAAATTTGACAGTTCTTG GGCGCAAGTTGTCGGTGCTTCCCGTAGAGCCCAAGCTTGGCAAGATGCTCATCTTGGGAGCTATTTTCGACTGTTTGGATCCCATATTGACTGTTGTTGCTGGGCTTAGTGTGAGAGATCCATTTGTTATGCCTGCTGACAAGAAGGGG CTTGCAGAGTCTGTCAAGGCCCAGTTTGCTGCTCGTGACTATAGTGATCATCTTGCACTTGTCCGGGCCTATGATGGTTGGAAAGACGCCGAAGCACAGAAAGCTGGTTACGAGTACTGTTGGCGaaattttctttcttctcaAACACTTAGGGCTACTGAATCTCTTCGAAAGCAATTCTTTCACTTGCTCAAAGATATTGGTCTGGTTGGCAACAATTCTGAAACCAACAATAAATGGCGTAATGAGGTGCATATGCTTCGGGCAGTTATCTGTGCGGGTTTGTTTCCTGGAATATCCTCTGTTGTG AACAAGGAAAAGTCAATAGCATTGAAAACAATGGAGGATGGTCAGGTTCTTCTGTATGCT AACTCAGTAAATGCTGCGGTACCCAAAATTCCATACCCATGGTTAGTGTTTAATGAAAAGGTTAAAGTGCATACAGTATTCCTCAGGGATTCAACGGCCATATCTGATTCCATGCTGCTCTTATTTGGCGGGAACATATCCAAAGGTGGACTA GATGGGCACCTGAAAATGTTGGGAGGGTATCTGGAATTTTTCATGAAACCAGAGTTAGCCAAGACTTATTCAACTTTAAAGAGGGAACTGGAGGAACTGATACAGAAAAAA CTTCTGGATCCAATGTTTGATTCACAATCGCAAAATGAGCTTCTTTCAGCTGTAAGATTGTTGGTATTCGAGGACCATTGCGATGGCCGATTTGTTTATGGTCCACAAATTAAGGCAACAAACTCCAAAAGTGGTGTTGAAGTCGAGGGTGACAATTCTAAAAATCAGCTTCAAACATTTCTTAACAGGGCTCGACATGGATTACCAACTTACAAAACACAACAGCCGAAAAACAACCAATTCCGTTCTACTGTCATATTCAATGGCTTGGATTTTGTTGGCCAGCCATGCAACAGTAAGAAACTAGCAGAAAAATCTGCTGCTGCTGAGGCTATGCTATGGTTAAAAGGGGATAGCCATTCATCTGGTGATATTGACCATGCATCTGTGCTTTTGAAGAAAAGCAACAAGAACAGTAGGAAAAAATCATTTAGTGGCAGTTAA
- the LOC101508573 gene encoding 2-oxoglutarate and iron-dependent oxygenase domain-containing protein CP2-like isoform X1, with the protein MDKDGENKSKQTSSKCSREHLQRKPFLTENPNFPKCRTSRSMSFHGGSSGRRPTASPSTGKNSVEAGNSSKGKERARLMLNPEKNHKPEKYDDLELDISPWIFSSLERYLPRHLLRAPRDLKVNYMREILHDYAPPSLRYRDQKQREYREKIMSNYLPLHKELYTIDPVAFFVPTFLKAINDNTEQSFRRIMSEPAPGIFTFEMLQPRFCELLISEFENFEKWVNRRTFCVMRPNTMNQYGAVLDDFGLQTMLNKLMEYFICPLSKVFYAEIGGSTLDSHHGFIVECGLHRDVETEFHVDDSEVTLNVCLGRQFTGGELYFRGMRCDKHVHTISRSEEYFDYSHVPGCAVLHHGRHRHGARATISGHRINLLMWCRRCFLILLVFVPAYIMFFHFQENFAGVLFLEKCKSIKEISLAGVLIAITRRKISCVQHMILPEWYC; encoded by the exons ATGGATAAAGATGGTGAAAATAAATCTAAACAAACATCCTCCAAATGTAGCAGAGAGCATTTACAAAG AAAGCCATTTCTCACTGAAAACCCTAATTTCCCCAAATGCAGGACGAGTCGAAGCATGTCATTTCACGGCGGCTCCAGTGGCCGCCGGCCGACAGCTTCGCCGTCAACTGGAAAAAACAGCGTTGAGGCTGGAAACTCTAGCAAGGGAAAGGAAAGGGCGAGATTGATGCTGAATCCGGAGAAGAATCACAAACCGGAAAAGTACGATGACTTGGAACTCGATATCTCTCCATGGATTTTCAGCTCGTTGGAGAGATACCTTCCGCGGCACTTGCTCCGTGCGCCTCGTGACCTGAAAGTTAATTACATGCGCGAAATTTTGCACGATTACGCGCCTCCATCGTTGCGCTACAGA GATCAAAAGCAAAGAGAATATAGAGAGAAGATAATGTCAAATTATCTG CCTCTGCATAAAGAGTTGTACACTATTGATCCTGTAGCATTCTTTGTACCGACATTTCTGAAAGCGATTAATGATAATACAGAACAAAGCTTTAGACGCATAATGTCTGAACCTGCCCCAGGCATTTTTACATTTGAAATGCTTCAGCCACGCTTTTGTGAGTTATTGATATCTGAG tttgaaaattttgagaaGTGGGTTAACAGAAGAACATTTTGTGTTATGCGTCCCAATACAATGAATCAATATGGTGCTGTACTTGACGACTTTGGCCTTCAAACCATGCTTAACAAGCTTatggaatattttatttgtccGTTGTCAAAAG TGTTCTATGCAGAAATTGGCGGATCAACCCTGGATTCTCACCATGGGTTTATTGTTGAATGTGGTTTACATAGAGATGTTGAAACAG AATTCCATGTGGATGACTCAGAAGTTACCTTAAATGTTTGCCTGGGTAGGCAATTTACTGGAGGAGAGTTGTATTTTCGGGGCATGCGATGCGATAAACATGTACATACAATAAGTCGTTCAGAG GAATACTTTGATTATTCGCATGTCCCTGGTTGTGCTGTGCTTCATCATGGCCGTCATCGTCATGGTGCTAGAGCCACAATATCCGGTCATCGGATCAACCTACTTATGTGGTGCAGAAGGTGCTTTCTTATTTTGCTTGTATTCGTGCCTGCTTATATTATGTTCTTTCACTTCCAAGAAAACTTTGCAGGAG TTCTTTTTTTAGAGAAATGCAAAAGTATAAAAGAGATTTCTCTAGCTGGTGTGCTGATTGCAATCACGAGAAGGAAGATAAGCTGCGTTCAGCATATGATACTACCAGAATG GTACTGTTGA
- the LOC140920863 gene encoding uncharacterized protein has protein sequence MQLPPIRIRVPYSGIFRAATRRPFLSTTSPTPTPTRFSLANSTSTTLRLSSSSPAFAVPFLHRQSSTYVSSDDDSDLDSASSQQQLGNSTLENVDAWRSKLNTLLRNKDEQEVVSNDKKDCRDFHQLEALANRMGLYSRQYAKGIVFSKAPLPNYHPDLDDKRPQQEVILPMLDVSLLRFNELDPSSKSTRVCNGLLMGLFKSGRTTDALHILDQMLELNSEFPPDDFTGEVVFGELVKRERPGKGLADEEIMGLVTKLGEHGVFPDTFKLTQLISKLCGKRKNCVAWELLHGVMKLGGPVEAASCNALLTGLGRERDIQKMNKLLAEMEELKIRPSVITFGILINHLCKARRIDEALGVFDKLRGKGEKNRNGVEPDVVLYNTLIDGLCKVGREEDGLSLLEEMKTEKKNRPNTVTYNCLIDGFCKAGNIDKARELFGLMNEEGVQPNVVTLNTLVGGMCKIGRVYSAVEFLNEMKGKGLKGNAVTYTALISAFCGVNNIDQAMQYFDEMLSSGCSPDAIVYYSLISGLSIAGRMDDASVVVSQLKRAGFGLDRTCYNVLISGFCKKKKLERVYEMLNQMEETGVKPDTVTYNTLVSYLGKAGDFAAASKVMEKMIKEGLKPSVVTYGAVIHAYCLKKNVDEAMKIFEEMCSTSIVPPNTVIYNILIDALCKINNVEKAVSLMDDMKVKGVRPNTTTYNAILKGVRDKRMLHKAFELMDRMVEDACSPDYVTMEILTEWLSAVGEIEKLKLFVEGYRVSSNPSSLQTSLSSRLEL, from the exons ATGCAACTACCGCCGATACGAATTCGGGTGCCGTACTCCGGCATCTTTAGAGCTGCCACTCGCCGTCCTTTTCTCTCAACTACATCGCCAACACCAACACCAACACGCTTTTCACTTGCCAACTCCACATCAACTACCCTTCGCCTTTCATCCTCTTCACCCGCTTTCGCTGTGCCGTTTTTGCACAGACAAAGTTCCACTTATGTTTCCTCTGATGACGATTCCGACCTCGATTCCGCTTCTTCTCAACAACAGTTG GGTAATTCCACTCTAGAAAACGTTGATGCATGGAGATCAAAACTCAACACGCTTCTTCGCAATAAAGATGAACAAGAAGTTGTGTCCAATGACAAAAAGGACTGTCGTGATTTTCACCAACTTGAAGCTTTAGCTAACAGGATGGGTTTATATAG TCGACAGTATGCAAAAGGCATTGTTTTTAGCAAGGCACCTTTGCCAAATTACCACCCTGATCTCGATGATAAGCGTCCGCAGCAAGAG GTAATCTTACCCATGTTGGATGTATCACTTCTTCGCTTCAACGAGCTCGACCCATCTTCGAAAAGTACCCGAGTTTGCAACGGGTTGTTGATGGGTTTGTTCAAATCAGGTCGTACTACTGATGCTCTTCACATTCTCGATCAGATGCTTGAGCTGAATTCTGAGTTTCCTCCTGATGATTTCACCGGTGAAGTTGTTTTTGGGGAGTTGGTGAAGAGGGAGCGCCCCGGAAAAGGACTTGCTGATGAGGAAATTATGGGGTTGGTTACTAAGCTTGGTGAACATGGAGTTTTCCCTGATACGTTTAAGCTTACTCAGTTGATATCCAAGCTGTGTGGGAAACGGAAGAACTGTGTAGCGTGGGAACTTTTGCACGGTGTGATGAAATTGGGTGGTCCAGTTGAAGCTGCATCTTGCAATGCCTTGTTGACAGGGCTGGGAAGGGAA AGAGACATTCAGAAGATGAATAAACTGTTGGCAGAGATGGAAGAATTGAAAATACGGCCCAGTGTTATAACCTTTGGGATTCTTATTAATCATTTGTGCAAGGCTAGGAGGATTGATGAGGCGTTGGGGGTGTTTGATAAATTGAGAGGTAAAGGAGAAAAGAACAGGAATGGTGTTGAACCTGATGTGGTCTTGTATAATACTTTGATTGATGGACTTTGTAAAGTTGGGAGGGAAGAAGATGGTCTGAGCTTGTTGGAAGAGATGAAAACTGAGAAGAAAAATAGGCCAAACACTGTTACATATAATTGCTTGATTGATGGGTTCTGCAAAGCTGGCAACATCGATAAAGCACGCGAGCTTTTCGGTCTGATGAACGAGGAAGGAGTACAGCCAAATGTGGTCACCCTCAATACATTGGTTGGTGGTATGTGCAAAATTGGAAGGGTCTATAGTGCAGTTGAGTTTTTAAATGAGATGAAAGGGAAGGGCCTGAAAGGAAATGCTGTTACTTATACTGCACTGATATCTGCATTCTGTGGTGTGAACAATATTGATCAAGCCATGCAATATTTTGATGAGATGTTGAGTTCTGGATGCTCACCGGATGCAATTGTTTACTATAGTTTGATATCTGGTTTAAGCATTGCTGGAAGGATGGATGATGCCAGTGTTGTTGTGTCGCAGTTGAAACGGGCCGGGTTCGGTCTTGATAGAACTTGCTACAATGTTCTCATCAGTGGATTCTGTAAGAAGAAGAAGCTGGAACGAGTTTATGAAATGCTTAACCAAATGGAAGAAACTGGGGTTAAGCCCGATACTGTCACATATAACACTTTGGTTTCTTACCTTGGCAAAGCTGGAGATTTTGCAGCTGCTAGTAAGGTGATGGAAAAGATGATAAAAGAGGGTCTTAAGCCCTCTGTTGTCACATATGGGGCAGTTATACATGCATATTGTTTAAAGAAGAATGTTGATGAGGCCATGAAGATTTTTGAGGAAATGTGTTCTACATCTATTGTTCCTCCCAACACTGTGATATACAACATCTTAATAGACGCTTTATGCAAAATTAACAATGTTGAAAAGGCTGTTTCTTTGATGGACGACATGAAAGTAAAGGGGGTTCGGCCTAATACAACCACATACAATGCTATTCTTAAGGGGGTTCGGGATAAGAGAATGCTGCACAAAGCATTTGAACTTATGGACAGGATGGTGGAAGATGCTTGCAGTCCTGACTATGTAACCATGGAGATTCTTACTGAATGGCTTTCTGCTGTTGGTGAAATAGAAAAGCTGAAACTTTTTGTTGAAGGATATCGGGTTTCCTCCAATCCATCATCACTTCAAACTTCACTTAGTAGTAGGCTTGAATTATAA
- the LOC101508573 gene encoding 2-oxoglutarate and iron-dependent oxygenase domain-containing protein CP2-like isoform X3 has protein sequence MDKDGENKSKQTSSKCSREHLQRKPFLTENPNFPKCRTSRSMSFHGGSSGRRPTASPSTGKNSVEAGNSSKGKERARLMLNPEKNHKPEKYDDLELDISPWIFSSLERYLPRHLLRAPRDLKVNYMREILHDYAPPSLRYRDQKQREYREKIMSNYLPLHKELYTIDPVAFFVPTFLKAINDNTEQSFRRIMSEPAPGIFTFEMLQPRFCELLISEFENFEKWVNRRTFCVMRPNTMNQYGAVLDDFGLQTMLNKLMEYFICPLSKVFYAEIGGSTLDSHHGFIVECGLHRDVETEFHVDDSEVTLNVCLGRQFTGGELYFRGMRCDKHVHTISRSEEYFDYSHVPGCAVLHHGRHRHGARATISGHRINLLMWCRSSFFREMQKYKRDFSSWCADCNHEKEDKLRSAYDTTRMVLLRREGETNA, from the exons ATGGATAAAGATGGTGAAAATAAATCTAAACAAACATCCTCCAAATGTAGCAGAGAGCATTTACAAAG AAAGCCATTTCTCACTGAAAACCCTAATTTCCCCAAATGCAGGACGAGTCGAAGCATGTCATTTCACGGCGGCTCCAGTGGCCGCCGGCCGACAGCTTCGCCGTCAACTGGAAAAAACAGCGTTGAGGCTGGAAACTCTAGCAAGGGAAAGGAAAGGGCGAGATTGATGCTGAATCCGGAGAAGAATCACAAACCGGAAAAGTACGATGACTTGGAACTCGATATCTCTCCATGGATTTTCAGCTCGTTGGAGAGATACCTTCCGCGGCACTTGCTCCGTGCGCCTCGTGACCTGAAAGTTAATTACATGCGCGAAATTTTGCACGATTACGCGCCTCCATCGTTGCGCTACAGA GATCAAAAGCAAAGAGAATATAGAGAGAAGATAATGTCAAATTATCTG CCTCTGCATAAAGAGTTGTACACTATTGATCCTGTAGCATTCTTTGTACCGACATTTCTGAAAGCGATTAATGATAATACAGAACAAAGCTTTAGACGCATAATGTCTGAACCTGCCCCAGGCATTTTTACATTTGAAATGCTTCAGCCACGCTTTTGTGAGTTATTGATATCTGAG tttgaaaattttgagaaGTGGGTTAACAGAAGAACATTTTGTGTTATGCGTCCCAATACAATGAATCAATATGGTGCTGTACTTGACGACTTTGGCCTTCAAACCATGCTTAACAAGCTTatggaatattttatttgtccGTTGTCAAAAG TGTTCTATGCAGAAATTGGCGGATCAACCCTGGATTCTCACCATGGGTTTATTGTTGAATGTGGTTTACATAGAGATGTTGAAACAG AATTCCATGTGGATGACTCAGAAGTTACCTTAAATGTTTGCCTGGGTAGGCAATTTACTGGAGGAGAGTTGTATTTTCGGGGCATGCGATGCGATAAACATGTACATACAATAAGTCGTTCAGAG GAATACTTTGATTATTCGCATGTCCCTGGTTGTGCTGTGCTTCATCATGGCCGTCATCGTCATGGTGCTAGAGCCACAATATCCGGTCATCGGATCAACCTACTTATGTGGTGCAGAAG TTCTTTTTTTAGAGAAATGCAAAAGTATAAAAGAGATTTCTCTAGCTGGTGTGCTGATTGCAATCACGAGAAGGAAGATAAGCTGCGTTCAGCATATGATACTACCAGAATG GTACTGTTGAGGAGGGAAGGTGAAACAAATGCATAA
- the LOC101508683 gene encoding ribonuclease MC-like — translation MKFTSSKKQVVAMKVLVIILFICFIFPLPCLASYQFFKMAEQWPPTFCRNKHCSVIPPGKFTIHGLWPSNQTSLRSPKCVTKDPQLQKFTKAMISKLETQLDLSWPNLKGQSNEQFWAYEWNAHGICSSNMFNQTQYFELALNIWSRYDLFDILKQEGISPGIKVSYDITKIRNAIRKHINLNVFPQIHCVNSELLEIRLCLDQSGNTYIRCPTPGNCGNTVLWEP, via the exons ATGAAATTCACCTCAAGCAAGAAACAAGTTGTAGCCATGAAAGTACTTGTTATAATATTGTTCATATGTTTTATCTTTCCACTTCCATGTCTCGCTTCgtatcaatttttcaaaatggCAGAACAATGGCCACCGACGTTTTGTAGAAATAAACATTGTTCTGTAATACCACCTGGAAAGTTCACAATCCATGGATTGTGGCCTTCTAATCAGACTTCTCTTCGGTCACCTAAATGTGTTACAAAAGATCCACAACTTCAAAAATTTACAAAGGCAATG ATTAGTAAATTAGAAACTCAACTCGATCTCTCTTGGCCAAATTTAAAGGGACAATCAAATGAACAATTTTGGGCTTATGAGTGGAATGCACATGGAATATGCTCTTCCAACATGTTCAACCAAACTCAATATTTTGAGTTGGCACTAAATATTTGGAGCAGATATGACCTTTTTGATATTCTTAAACAAGAAGGTATTTCTCCAGGTATTAAAGTCTCATATGATATTACAAAAATCCGTAATGCCATAAGAAAACACATAAATCTCAATGTTTTCCCTCAAATTCATTGTGTGAATTCTGAGTTACTTGAAATAAGGTTGTGCTTAGATCAATCTGGAAATACTTACATTCGTTGCCCTACACCCGGCAATTGTGGAAATACTGTACTGTGGGAGCCATGA